The following nucleotide sequence is from Trifolium pratense cultivar HEN17-A07 linkage group LG2, ARS_RC_1.1, whole genome shotgun sequence.
CAAAAACTCTCCATAACAGAGCGACAGAACAGTAATaacaaaaagatatataaatccAACAACTTAGAAATAACATAACTGGAGTcacataacaaaataaaataaaaaatgcatgaTTGAAGCACATACACATTGATTGCATCTTGTTTCTCAGCATCCATCCAAGCATTGCTGTAATAGCGTTGCAGAGTTCTAAAAAACTCCTGAGACTGTGTTGCAGCTTTCCATTGGCCCCTCCTCGCAGAGAATATCTGCATAGAAACAGAAGTTATAAGAAAAACGCCATCAAAAAAGGGTAGAGAACACGTCATACATACCAATATACAGTAAAGTGGAGTATAACAGACAAGAaataaagaagataaaaaagACCGACCAACCATAATTAGACATGACATGTGATAACTGTCGGTAGTCACAAAGCCATATTGGATATGTCCTCAGAAAAGGATGCATGGAATCAATACAGGATATAAGCTCATTCTCACAGTACTAACTAGAAAGCTAACAAGGCCATTGTGTCCCATCCAGATCAGACAACACAATTAGATATGAAACTGAAGTAATTGTAATCCTCATCTTAAAAGCGGATTTTTTAGAGATAAGTTAGCCCTAAACCCAAATACTAAGAATGGGTAATTAAGAGAAAGAATGACGTAACAAACAGATCACTTCCCTAGCAACATTAGAATATGAAACTGACATAATTGTAATAAGCCACAGTTCCCTAGCAACATTAGAATACAAAACCGACATATAATTGTAATAAGCCACAGAACTACAAATCACCTTGTTGTGTGCAGCAGAACCACCATATTGATGTGCAAGTGTGTCACCCATCCGCTCATAAAACTGCATCAAATCATTAGCTACAGGATCATCAAGATCAATACTTGGGTGCTGAATAATTCCCAGAGAGTGAAGCTGGTGGCCAATAGCAGCCAACCCATACGCAAATTGTGCAACATTTGTGCGATCCAAGCAGTCTATGCAGTTGGTCCTGAGCACCCCCTTTTGCAACCTGGGTGATTTGGCAGAATGATTTTCATCGGAAATATTAATTCCATCGCTTGGTTTCCTCTCTAAATCATTAGCATCCTCGTTATCATATTCAGCGTGTACAGTAGCTGAAAAGCTTCCCTTAACAGAATCACTGCATGAAAACTTATTATCAGTGATCAAGAAATGCCAATGGAACAACTTTAGGCATTTTCTTGTCCATCAAGCATTAACcgttttttgttaatatttttatatttattgattggAAAAGTGTATGCCAATGTTCTTTTTTTTCGTAGACATAAACAAGTCCAACAATACAGAGTAAATCTTACAAATGTTGTAGAAGGTAATCGAAGATTCAAATCAAATTGAAAGCTTACTCTGTAGGCGGCCATTTTAGACAGTCTTCAGGTCTCAAGGTCGATGACGCTTGGCAATAGAAAAAACCTGTTAACGCCAATGCATATGCAGCCACTTTGCCTAGAAGCAGCAATACATTTGTAGCTttgctgaaaataaaataaaaggcatACTTTTGTATCAGCTTACTCAGAACACCCATTTTAAATTGCTAATAAGGATAGAATCATAAAAGAactatataatttaaaaaaccAACCTGTGAAAATGTTTGTGTAGATCCCAATGAAGGAACCTAAGCCTGTTGTCCTCAGATAAATCTTTGTTGATGAACTCTATGGCATTAGCAAACTCTTGACGAAGAATGGCCTCACGAGGCTTCTTCTCCTGGGTCTATTAGtttaaaacagaaaaaatatcaatcaacCACACATGTCTTGTAAACAATGGAATTGATCGAAATTGAAATTATACAGTTCGGGTAAGGAGGGAGAAAATGAAAGAATAGAGACTCAAAACAACAGATATTAAATTGCTAAGGTGTATTATGATATGGAACCACCAAATGGCAAATCCTAACCCAACAGTCCTATTTGTAATAATATTGCACCCCAAATTCTAATTAAACAAGGGAACAaataaaaatagcaaaaaaCATCCAATTTATTATGTAACATCGTCTTTGTCAAAATTGTTTGTACATATTCAAATGCAAACATTCCACTTTGTTTATCTAATATCAGTCTTTATTTTGTTTATCTAattcaaagaaacaaagaaaaaggagCTTAcctttattaaatttaaaattataatggGATTTCCGTATCTTTTGACAAGATTTTCAAAGTGGAGTCTAGTAGCTTGATAATTCTGGTCCTTCTTTGACACTGAGGAAGAACATATGATCACATAAGTAAACATATGGACAGCAACACATCAAAGTAGAGAAGCTGAGAGAAAAATAACTTTGCTCACTAGTGACTACTAATGCTAAAATATCCATAAAATGGGAAGACATGCCTATAATATCTGGTTTAATATTTAGACGTGAAGTTTCCTGTGACCAGAAAAGAGGGATCGAGCCACGATTCTGGATGACAGAGCTAATCGGGATGGGAAGACCTTCTGGAACATCCTCAAAGATTATTTGTTCTGTCTCAACATCATTTGCTACTCTGCCCTTATCGTTAACACCTCGCCTTAAATACCTACGCATAGTAATCAAATAAATGAAGCCATGAACTGCACATATAATATTTGCAAATAAGTATCTCTCCTTTCTGATTTTAAACATTTCCTGGTATACCCATCGTTCAATTTTTCAAGACTGTGCTACCTGCACTATGCTTCTcaccattttttaaataaatatcattgaaaagaagaagaaatgcaTACCACCATAAGAACATAAAAGATAAATTCTTCCATGGGATACTCATTTTTAGTTTAAACTACAGAGGCACGGTGACAATTCAAAACGGCTAGAAAATACAAATGACTCAAACACAGCTGTATAAGAATCATATCTTTGATAGACTAGTTGGCTAGCAAATTTTGTACAAAGTCAAGTTATAGAATCAGATGTGTAACAAACTGAAGCATACATAAGAAAATGACTCAACACATACAATGCATttgtaaagaaaatataatgaaattTCCAAACCTAGTGCCAGCATAATGGCGTGATCTTCTCGCAATGAGTGTCAGTATGAACTCCCGTCCAGATATCTCAAGTGTGTCCTAATGAAGCCACCAATAGACATCAGATATTCAATTGCAAGAAATCAAAACTAGTTGAGTTGAGCAGGAGATAAAAGTAAAGTGTATAACAATTCAAACACTTAACAGGattaactaataaaataatgcaaTATCCAAAGgattttaaagttatttatcTTCACCTGTTTAAAGAAGCCATAAACTAGTGCAACTGTCCAAAAAGTATTCTGGAGTTGATTCCTAATTCCTCGGGTTAAGTATTCATTCCAGACAAACATGGTCTCGTAAAGGACATGGCCTGTCTCAGGGTCGCACATGTTCCTTTGAAGACTGCGCATGATGTGGTATGAGTAGCTGAAAAAGAAGTCCTTCGTAAGGTCAACTGTGCATAGAAGCTTCTTATAcctaaaaaatcaacaataaaaagTAATATAATTAATCAAAAAATCAGATTTTAGATATAGAGCAATAAAATTTGACACATGATCAAAATTATgtgtttaaatttaaaatggatTTAAGATAGAAGCCGGCTAAATATTCTAGGTTATACCACTTCATTGTGACCAAAGTCTAGTCAAAATTGAGTTGTCGTCAACAAATCTGGGCATTTCTTTAGtacataatatttatatttgaatcaAAAACGGGATATGTCGTGTAAGTTTAAAATGAAACTTTATTTCACTTCAAAGATTTATGAACGAGAATAACTCAAACATGGGATAACGGGTCAAAAACTAAAATGTTAGTAGAAACCCAATCAACTAAGAATAACTAAcgttcaagttttcaaaaagaaGTACAATTCATATAGCATGAGAGAGTGTAAACAcctgttttcattttttgaattaATGATATTAGAACGAACTGAAGAATTCGGCAATGGAATCATCTCAGTCTTTGAGATAGCATAAACTATATGACCACAGATTGAACCAATTTTCCTCCTTTTCGTGATAAGTAGCATGTAGTAAGGCCCCAAAAATTTGATGAACCCTAAAAGCAAAATAACATAAGATATCAAACATTTCAAGATAACAACTGATAAGTTGTCAACATGTAACTGAACAAGACATTATGGATTTACATACCAACAATTCCATAACAAGTTGTAACAAATTTCAGTCCACCAGTGGACTTGTTCCCTTCATTTATCCGCCGTAAAAGATCAGAACATTCCCTTTCTGTATATGTGGCAGAATCTTCAAGCACATTTAGCTCAGAAGGATCTAGACGGTCAATCTTTAGTACCCTCCAGTATGTCCTGCTCTTGTCTCTTCCTATCATGTAAAAGTTCTGTGGCACAAAATAGAACAAAGCGCAAggtaaatatatttcaaatatttcaaataaaataaatataagattattGCTGAAACTCCAACAAGCCATCCAAAGCTTTAAACTAAATTTTCCAAATGAGATACATGTTTAATATGCATATATTAGATTACAGAAGGAACCTGTGTAATCTAATTGACAGAGACGATAATTTACAGCCAAGCATTTAAAAGCATGAAGAGAGGCTAGAGAAGACCCACTAAAGTTAAGGTACAAAAGGAACCATAAAGCATCCAATAGTTTCTTTAATTCAAGTacataaaaatttcattttgataCATTGCAGAAAGTCGAAATTGATGCATAACAAGATTGAATTACGAACAGAATACAATTAGAACTTAGTGAAAAAGGTTCATTAGTTCATTCTACTtcatcaaacaaattttaaaactgAAAAATAATGAATCTAATGAACTTCAAATCATATAATGCAGTCTATCAATGTTTCTTCTAAAAACACTCAACATtgcaaaatcaaaacaagagcCAACTTCAGATGATAAGTGACACATAACTAGTCAAATAAATGCACTAAAACAAACATGTTTTCAATCAacatcaacatatatatatatatatgaacaacAACAAGAAACAATTGCATTGATAAAACTTCAGACCAAAGGTGAACATTAAAATCATACAAACATATTTTTGtacaaaacaaaacaagctAATCACATGTCAAAATCAAAGAGATCTATCTAGCTATaacaaacataactaaaatcaataaatacaaaAGGAGTCAAAGGGTATTACCGATAGAGTCTCATAAAGCCGAAATTTCTGCATACAGAGATTAGGAGGAGGAATTGTTTCGCCAGAGAGAGAAGAAGAGTGAGGAGAGTGAGAAGATTGAAAATTGTCTGAAGAAGCCATAACTATGTTCTTGATAATATTCTTCAGATCCCCCGAGCCTCTGGCTCAAGGGAAACTACCAAAACAGCATGCAACAAAGTGAACCAAATTATCAAAATTCAGAATCATCACAATGTAAAACATTCacaatccaaaaaaacaaaccCATATGAACTTTAGGTAGCTTCAAATACaacattattttctcaaaaccGATTTAGAATTCATTGTTTTTTCTCAGACAATGAATTCCGACCAGAAACACAAAAAACATCACTTACACACCTATGTTCTATAGAAAAAACAACGACCAAGTAATTTTTAATTGAGTTTCGATAGACACGGATCGAAAATTTGCAACCCCGgaagaaaaaattgagaattttgtGTATTGGTAGATGGATAGAGAAAAACCTAATTATAAAAATGGAATATTTATGGGATTGGAAGGAACAAGATAAGGAGAAAATTAAGCTGGAAATTgaaaaaggaagaagaagatttCGGAGATTCGAGAACAAAAAGGTTTGGAACCACGGGTGTTTGAAGAACAGCTCCTAATAATtgattctattttttctttaataataataataataatgacaattttcactcaaaaaaattaataatgaaaaatagattttaaaaaactaaaaataataataataatttttggaTAGGTTTTACTTACCTCATCgtcgaactctaaattatcaaGATATTTATCTTGGGAACCAGAGTCTtgataccaaaaataaaataatatgaaattttgtgtttatccGATGATTATTTATAGAGTCGTGTTAAccagttaaggaaacaaaaaaaaaagaaataaaaggaaagttttgggtgaaaaatattatttttttaaaaatttaaagatagTCTTTCCAAAAATATTGAATGGACTAtttctaaaagtatattttatatttaatactCTCCGTTTGTATATGGAAATAATAGGTTTAttgaattaattatatatttggattatattatagaccagattaattagtttttttttttaaccaaagattaattagttatttaattgacttaaaaagtttactttttttttaagtgatgATCGGAAGGAGTAAATGTCAATAAAAAATACtcgttaatatttttcttatattaaaaaataatcaatagaTATCAATAGATATATAAAGTAATATTCGTAAATCGTGATTAATTTTCACCTTGAGTAACACGTACGACTCTGAATAAACGTTATAGATCAAACTTGCGACATTTATAGTATATTATAACTACAAGTATTATGTTagtatttataattaatttgctAATATgatcatcatttttttattattattttcataatCTTCTTCAGAAGTAGGTATAATTTTAAACTACATTTAAttcttttatcaaataataattCCATTTAATATAAGAGAGgttaaaaatttatttgcataaagGAGA
It contains:
- the LOC123907158 gene encoding phosphoinositide phosphatase SAC3-like isoform X2, with amino-acid sequence MASSDNFQSSHSPHSSSLSGETIPPPNLCMQKFRLYETLSNFYMIGRDKSRTYWRVLKIDRLDPSELNVLEDSATYTERECSDLLRRINEGNKSTGGLKFVTTCYGIVGFIKFLGPYYMLLITKRRKIGSICGHIVYAISKTEMIPLPNSSVRSNIINSKNENRYKKLLCTVDLTKDFFFSYSYHIMRSLQRNMCDPETGHVLYETMFVWNEYLTRGIRNQLQNTFWTVALVYGFFKQDTLEISGREFILTLIARRSRHYAGTRYLRRGVNDKGRVANDVETEQIIFEDVPEGLPIPISSVIQNRGSIPLFWSQETSRLNIKPDIIVSKKDQNYQATRLHFENLVKRYGNPIIILNLIKTQEKKPREAILRQEFANAIEFINKDLSEDNRLRFLHWDLHKHFHSKATNVLLLLGKVAAYALALTGFFYCQASSTLRPEDCLKWPPTDDSVKGSFSATVHAEYDNEDANDLERKPSDGINISDENHSAKSPRLQKGVLRTNCIDCLDRTNVAQFAYGLAAIGHQLHSLGIIQHPSIDLDDPVANDLMQFYERMGDTLAHQYGGSAAHNKIFSARRGQWKAATQSQEFFRTLQRYYSNAWMDAEKQDAINVFLGHFQPQQGMPALWELRSDQHYGTGRLGDDDTRSFIKRSFSDGNILRDSSTPMSAPNAKNEKFSNPGLPDRSGEGSKAFCESSPEISTTETESDISLSRYTPTMPRKQLFVDMQRERCAESHHIYYSEQGDSFSCSNFVDLDWLSSSANSCEEEPYERSSITNSPIDGLSSENVVNGVIVGETTASASDWASTSIKERDSTEPEISYGDARSNKPEEFPDTFIEWVTFGQTLCH
- the LOC123907158 gene encoding phosphoinositide phosphatase SAC3-like isoform X1, whose amino-acid sequence is MASSDNFQSSHSPHSSSLSGETIPPPNLCMQKFRLYETLSNFYMIGRDKSRTYWRVLKIDRLDPSELNVLEDSATYTERECSDLLRRINEGNKSTGGLKFVTTCYGIVGFIKFLGPYYMLLITKRRKIGSICGHIVYAISKTEMIPLPNSSVRSNIINSKNENRYKKLLCTVDLTKDFFFSYSYHIMRSLQRNMCDPETGHVLYETMFVWNEYLTRGIRNQLQNTFWTVALVYGFFKQDTLEISGREFILTLIARRSRHYAGTRYLRRGVNDKGRVANDVETEQIIFEDVPEGLPIPISSVIQNRGSIPLFWSQETSRLNIKPDIIVSKKDQNYQATRLHFENLVKRYGNPIIILNLIKTQEKKPREAILRQEFANAIEFINKDLSEDNRLRFLHWDLHKHFHSKATNVLLLLGKVAAYALALTGFFYCQASSTLRPEDCLKWPPTDDSVKGSFSATVHAEYDNEDANDLERKPSDGINISDENHSAKSPRLQKGVLRTNCIDCLDRTNVAQFAYGLAAIGHQLHSLGIIQHPSIDLDDPVANDLMQFYERMGDTLAHQYGGSAAHNKIFSARRGQWKAATQSQEFFRTLQRYYSNAWMDAEKQDAINVFLGHFQPQQGMPALWELRSDQHYGTGRLGDDDTRSFIKRSFSDGNILRDSSTPMSAPNAKNEKFSNPGLPDRSGEGSKAFCESSPEISTTETESDISLSRYTPTMPRKQLFVDMQRERCAESHHIYYSEQGDSFSCSNFVDLDWLSSSANSCEEEPYERPISTRCRSSITNSPIDGLSSENVVNGVIVGETTASASDWASTSIKERDSTEPEISYGDARSNKPEEFPDTFIEWVTFGQTLCH